A part of Helicobacter himalayensis genomic DNA contains:
- a CDS encoding dipeptide/oligopeptide/nickel ABC transporter ATP-binding protein, giving the protein MRLEIKDFCLSYHNKEIIKNASLSVDSSEVGVLIGPSGSGKSLLGLGICGYVPDNLTKTRGEVLLNGKVLENTESARLNFAQKSLSIIMQNPRTCFNPLFSIKSHYVETLQALGMRADLAFMEYSLQEVGLEREVLGLYPFELSGGMLQRVMIVLALAANPLFLIADEITTDLDLLTQYKILEILKKVRKKRNLGILFITHDLEVAAHFADKIYILKNGEITQYLDFPFSPSGLASIFKQGA; this is encoded by the coding sequence ATGAGGCTGGAGATAAAAGATTTTTGCTTGTCGTATCACAATAAAGAGATTATTAAGAATGCAAGTTTAAGTGTGGATTCTAGTGAAGTGGGTGTTTTGATAGGTCCTAGCGGAAGTGGGAAAAGTCTGCTTGGGCTAGGAATATGTGGCTATGTGCCTGATAATCTCACAAAGACGCGTGGAGAAGTGCTGCTTAATGGCAAGGTGCTAGAAAACACAGAATCTGCGCGCCTAAACTTTGCTCAAAAATCTCTTTCTATCATTATGCAAAACCCTAGAACTTGCTTTAATCCGCTTTTTAGCATAAAAAGCCATTATGTTGAAACACTTCAAGCACTTGGTATGCGCGCGGATTTGGCATTTATGGAATATTCCTTGCAAGAAGTGGGGCTTGAAAGGGAAGTTTTGGGGTTGTATCCATTTGAGCTAAGTGGCGGAATGCTGCAACGCGTTATGATTGTGCTTGCGTTAGCGGCAAATCCACTTTTTTTGATAGCTGATGAAATCACCACAGATTTAGATTTGCTCACGCAATACAAGATTTTAGAGATTCTCAAAAAAGTGCGTAAAAAACGCAATTTGGGGATTTTATTTATCACGCACGATTTGGAAGTTGCCGCACATTTTGCTGATAAAATATATATTCTTAAAAATGGCGAGATTACGCAATACTTGGATTTTCCTTTCAGTCCTAGCGGGCTTGCTTCAATCTTTAAACAAGGCGCATAA
- a CDS encoding chemotaxis protein CheX, protein MDIIHQSFVEVVQESISQSPKDSILPLKKGYLTKISMLENGKVSRDVFLLFDKAFLRIFCAQLIDELNPSKDALEDMAKELANLVVGHAKVIAAKKQKNFNISVPTYVGYKLLKDYDSGLHFKLKRGHCGIYMRGVK, encoded by the coding sequence ATGGATATTATTCATCAAAGTTTTGTGGAAGTCGTGCAGGAGAGCATTTCGCAGAGTCCAAAAGATTCTATTCTTCCACTCAAAAAGGGGTATTTAACAAAGATTAGTATGCTTGAAAATGGCAAGGTCAGTAGAGATGTGTTTTTGCTTTTTGATAAGGCATTTTTGAGAATCTTTTGCGCGCAATTAATCGATGAACTAAATCCGAGCAAAGACGCGCTTGAGGATATGGCAAAAGAGCTTGCAAATCTTGTCGTAGGGCACGCAAAAGTCATTGCTGCTAAGAAGCAAAAAAACTTTAATATTTCTGTGCCAACTTATGTGGGCTACAAATTACTGAAAGATTATGATAGCGGACTGCATTTTAAGCTTAAACGCGGACATTGCGGGATTTATATGAGGGGCGTAAAATAA
- a CDS encoding ABC transporter substrate-binding protein, with translation MSFRAILLFIFMLSFVWAQNILKIATSSNAGVMNPQGYAHNQMWAQNMIYEGLVKTDYDGRIIPSLATSWKLENDAKTYVFTLRKGVKFSNGEEFNAYAVKKNLDSVIKNAKRHSWSALSSKLESVEIRDNFTIAIILKSPYSATLEELSLIRPYRFVAPSEIPEDLDLINFNPKPIGTGPYMLTKSVLGVSDSFEKNPYYWNKDKYNGIYFDIIQTKIIIEPNAKLIALKTKQVDMIYGLDEIPIEIFSKVAQSGEFHTYLSDPTSTTSLVLNPNNPFLKDRNLRQAIAQAINKQALVKAVYGEYQEVASLLYAPNRPYANISYQAPQFDKQAAVKLLESHQVKNNKYEHEAETSGIYSSAGDTSKGIESKQPDNGTESISLSPQKTTSMRAQAKYNEAGAETSGIYSSAGDTSKGIESQKIQLELIYIGNNSSQKAMGEILREQLKEIGIFLKLVPTEITIYKNKTTAGAFDMCFDGTWGTPYEPLMMLYSFKHYGHLGYAVLENLAQKEQIYKAIDSVVLDTSPATPAFGQKVAELLTSVYDLNIYIPLTYQKNKAISIKELKGIRAGINPAEINFWEFYK, from the coding sequence ATGTCTTTTCGCGCAATACTTCTTTTTATTTTTATGCTTTCTTTTGTGTGGGCGCAAAATATCCTAAAAATAGCCACTTCAAGCAATGCAGGCGTGATGAATCCGCAAGGTTATGCACACAATCAAATGTGGGCGCAAAATATGATTTATGAAGGTTTGGTAAAAACTGATTATGATGGGCGTATTATCCCGTCGCTAGCGACTTCTTGGAAGTTGGAAAATGACGCTAAAACTTATGTTTTTACGCTAAGAAAGGGTGTGAAATTTTCTAATGGTGAGGAATTTAACGCATATGCGGTGAAAAAGAATCTAGATTCTGTGATAAAAAATGCTAAAAGGCATTCTTGGAGCGCGCTTTCAAGCAAGCTAGAAAGTGTGGAGATAAGGGATAATTTCACCATTGCTATTATCCTAAAATCACCTTATAGTGCCACGCTTGAGGAGCTAAGCCTTATTCGTCCTTATCGTTTTGTCGCACCTAGCGAGATTCCAGAGGATTTGGATTTGATTAATTTTAACCCAAAGCCCATTGGCACAGGTCCTTATATGCTGACAAAAAGCGTGCTTGGCGTGAGTGATAGCTTTGAGAAAAACCCCTATTATTGGAATAAGGACAAATATAATGGAATCTACTTTGACATCATACAGACAAAAATCATCATCGAGCCAAACGCAAAGCTTATTGCGCTAAAAACAAAGCAAGTGGATATGATTTATGGGCTTGATGAGATTCCCATTGAGATATTTAGCAAAGTAGCGCAGAGTGGGGAATTTCACACATATCTAAGCGACCCTACAAGCACTACAAGTCTTGTGTTAAACCCAAACAATCCTTTTTTAAAAGATAGGAATCTGCGTCAAGCCATCGCTCAAGCTATCAATAAGCAAGCACTTGTGAAGGCGGTGTATGGTGAGTATCAAGAAGTTGCTTCTTTGCTGTATGCGCCAAATAGACCTTATGCAAATATTTCCTATCAAGCCCCACAATTTGATAAACAAGCTGCGGTGAAATTACTAGAATCTCATCAAGTAAAAAATAACAAGTATGAACACGAAGCGGAGACAAGCGGAATTTATTCCAGCGCAGGCGATACATCTAAAGGAATAGAATCTAAGCAACCAGATAACGGGACAGAATCTATAAGTCTAAGCCCTCAAAAAACAACGAGTATGCGCGCGCAAGCGAAGTATAACGAAGCTGGAGCGGAGACAAGCGGAATTTATTCCAGCGCAGGCGATACATCTAAAGGAATAGAATCTCAAAAAATACAACTAGAGCTTATTTATATTGGTAATAATTCCTCGCAAAAAGCTATGGGTGAGATTTTGCGAGAGCAACTAAAAGAAATTGGGATTTTTCTAAAACTTGTCCCAACTGAAATAACTATTTATAAAAACAAAACTACCGCAGGGGCATTTGATATGTGTTTTGATGGGACTTGGGGGACGCCTTATGAGCCATTGATGATGTTGTATTCATTTAAACATTATGGGCATTTGGGCTATGCGGTTTTGGAAAATCTCGCACAAAAAGAGCAAATCTATAAGGCAATAGATTCTGTGGTTTTGGATACAAGTCCTGCCACCCCAGCTTTTGGGCAAAAAGTAGCAGAACTCCTTACTAGCGTGTATGATTTGAATATTTATATCCCGCTTACTTATCAAAAAAATAAAGCCATTTCTATAAAAGAGCTCAAAGGCATAAGGGCGGGCATAAATCCGGCAGAAATAAATTTTTGGGAATTTTATAAATGA
- the fliN gene encoding flagellar motor switch protein FliN has protein sequence MAGESILDKQRIHTAKEIELATYLEDMMQNYNGLLDMEVVFNAELGSTKIPLGEILKFEKGSIIDLGKPAGESIETFVNGRVIGKGEVMVYEKNLAIRINEILDSNAIVYYLTREKV, from the coding sequence ATGGCTGGGGAATCAATCCTAGACAAGCAGAGAATCCATACTGCAAAGGAAATTGAGCTTGCGACATATCTTGAGGATATGATGCAAAATTACAACGGCTTGCTTGATATGGAAGTTGTTTTTAACGCCGAGCTTGGTAGCACGAAGATTCCCTTAGGCGAGATTTTGAAATTTGAAAAAGGCTCAATAATCGATCTTGGCAAGCCTGCGGGGGAGAGCATAGAGACATTTGTAAATGGGCGTGTGATAGGGAAAGGTGAAGTTATGGTATATGAAAAAAACCTCGCCATTCGTATTAATGAGATTTTAGATTCCAATGCGATTGTGTATTACCTCACGCGCGAAAAGGTTTAA
- a CDS encoding energy transducer TonB has protein sequence MTRESNPNKRLSLSLLFSFLLHSTIIAVLVIVYFWKSENLRFKSGTGQNPQKIKISGFLKDAPNTHTNLARAPQGAPIPPTMQSQTSNKSNPQKNTQKDSKDIQNKREMNHLQNSNKDSKDSENMSDSQSAQDSKSAQNAQNVPNSLNLQSLSLNSQSGVQAKEPAPLSRILSQYSNVDTITKRDVIELYGEEFGDYGVVERDFIINNLRDIGRITARYLTYPKDAIRLGQQGMNIVEFYLHPNGDISELKLLKSSGYVILDRNSERTIEIAYKDYPRPLSKTLIRIRVSMELFYY, from the coding sequence ATGACCAGAGAATCTAATCCAAATAAGCGCCTATCTCTTAGCCTGCTTTTTTCGTTTTTGTTGCATAGCACGATAATCGCGGTGCTTGTGATTGTATATTTTTGGAAAAGTGAAAATTTGCGCTTTAAAAGTGGCACGGGGCAGAATCCGCAAAAAATTAAAATTTCTGGTTTTCTTAAAGACGCGCCAAATACGCATACAAATCTTGCGCGTGCACCACAAGGTGCGCCAATACCGCCAACAATGCAAAGCCAAACCTCAAACAAAAGCAATCCACAAAAAAATACCCAAAAAGATTCTAAAGATATTCAAAATAAAAGAGAAATGAACCATTTGCAAAATTCAAACAAAGATTCTAAGGATTCTGAAAATATGTCAGATTCCCAAAGCGCACAAGATTCTAAAAGCGCACAAAATGCCCAAAATGTGCCAAACTCTCTCAATCTACAATCCCTAAGCCTTAACTCTCAAAGTGGTGTGCAGGCTAAAGAGCCAGCGCCACTCTCGCGCATTCTCTCTCAATATAGTAATGTGGATACTATCACTAAGCGCGATGTGATAGAGCTCTATGGCGAGGAATTTGGCGATTATGGCGTGGTGGAACGCGATTTCATCATCAATAACCTGCGCGATATTGGGCGCATTACCGCGCGCTATCTCACATACCCAAAGGACGCTATTAGGCTCGGACAGCAGGGTATGAATATCGTGGAATTTTATCTGCACCCAAATGGCGATATTTCCGAGCTTAAACTTCTCAAAAGCTCGGGTTATGTGATTTTGGATAGAAATTCTGAACGCACGATTGAAATCGCCTACAAAGACTATCCGCGCCCACTTAGCAAGACGCTTATTAGAATCCGCGTGAGTATGGAGCTGTTTTATTACTAG
- a CDS encoding TonB-dependent receptor, whose translation MNITATQTHKFAIFCLLTASFINLQAQDSQPQNLQQTPQDTKFPNEVHRLQTAKVSASKSALTLEEAPGNATIITDKQIHLRPNSKISDTLRGVEGIRQSKSRGLDTFDSLTIRGIQNGAMIMLDGVILNDLNNNTKLITALNPSDLAQVEVIRGPFSNLYGSGALSGAINFVTSMPQDFEVKANLGYGNPFLKDTAQQNLTRGFFSIGDALLDKKLKLKLSYAFSASQGYPADSAFVYPNDTILTSTTGALDSQTKDGVPIKIVGDMGRQAYQTHDIKLKGQYDLENAKLEVGEYFNLYAYDHTNQKSYLKDSQGNPYFGDNSNTSTTSNRPLPIYFGINIGKEKSYTNLAYIGYQHYFSALELHIKYSRIDTWRWFNNPDGGTNTLQANTTMQYGEGSQQQDKFTQNNLDIFASIPFEFANTKSQEILFGTQIRQLGISSSTHTITNWKDFLSTQSGFKSSQGGKSLVAGAFLQWQSQWLENLYTSLGGRYDYWLGYDYHTSNADIVKNNAKTQFSPKATINYLPTSTTTLKASVGQAFRTPTINQLFQSPRTLTDGTKIAGNPNLAPENATSFDIGLEQRILATYKGIFKAYYFHTNLSNVIYTSPNGGMPLNGGRALINGIETSYKQELPLHFGVLVTYTYTHSKMLENPSDTKLEGKRLVGIPEHLAFGQIYYDDGRFFGSFGVEYMSKPFSRADNADTISKVYGATDSYILADVRLGAHFAKHYEVSLDFSNIFNHKYYSYYLAPGASFYLQLAAKF comes from the coding sequence ATGAATATCACAGCAACACAAACGCACAAATTCGCCATCTTTTGCCTGCTTACTGCAAGTTTCATCAATCTGCAAGCCCAAGATTCACAGCCACAGAATCTACAACAAACTCCACAAGACACAAAATTTCCAAATGAAGTCCATAGGCTACAAACCGCGAAAGTAAGCGCATCAAAAAGCGCACTCACCCTTGAAGAAGCCCCGGGAAATGCGACAATCATCACTGACAAGCAGATACATTTACGCCCGAACTCTAAGATAAGCGATACACTACGAGGAGTGGAGGGCATAAGGCAAAGTAAATCTCGCGGACTAGATACTTTTGATTCTCTCACAATACGAGGCATACAAAATGGCGCGATGATTATGCTTGATGGCGTAATTTTAAACGACTTAAACAACAACACAAAGCTAATCACCGCACTAAACCCTAGCGATTTAGCGCAAGTGGAAGTCATACGAGGACCTTTCTCAAATCTCTATGGCTCTGGGGCACTCTCTGGGGCGATAAATTTTGTAACTTCAATGCCACAAGATTTTGAAGTCAAAGCAAACTTAGGCTATGGGAATCCATTCCTCAAGGACACCGCACAGCAAAACCTTACTAGAGGTTTTTTCTCAATAGGCGATGCCCTGCTTGATAAAAAATTAAAATTAAAACTTAGCTACGCCTTTAGCGCGTCGCAAGGCTATCCCGCTGATAGTGCCTTTGTGTATCCAAATGACACCATACTTACAAGCACCACGGGCGCGCTAGATTCTCAAACAAAAGACGGCGTGCCTATCAAAATAGTCGGCGATATGGGAAGGCAAGCCTACCAAACCCACGATATAAAGCTAAAAGGACAATACGACCTTGAAAACGCAAAACTTGAAGTAGGGGAGTATTTCAACCTCTATGCTTATGACCACACAAATCAAAAAAGCTACTTAAAAGATTCTCAAGGAAATCCTTATTTTGGGGATAATTCCAACACTTCTACAACCTCAAACAGACCTTTGCCTATTTATTTTGGCATCAATATTGGGAAGGAAAAATCTTACACAAACCTAGCTTATATAGGTTATCAACACTACTTTAGCGCATTAGAGCTTCATATCAAGTATTCAAGAATTGACACTTGGCGCTGGTTTAATAACCCCGATGGTGGAACAAATACACTTCAAGCAAACACAACAATGCAATATGGTGAAGGCTCACAACAGCAAGATAAATTCACGCAAAATAATCTTGATATTTTTGCAAGCATTCCTTTTGAATTTGCAAATACAAAATCACAAGAAATTCTCTTTGGCACACAAATACGACAACTTGGAATCTCTAGCAGCACGCACACTATCACAAATTGGAAAGATTTTTTAAGCACGCAAAGTGGCTTCAAGTCCTCGCAAGGCGGTAAATCTCTTGTTGCGGGCGCATTTTTACAATGGCAATCACAATGGCTAGAAAACCTCTACACGAGCTTAGGTGGGCGTTATGACTATTGGCTAGGATATGATTATCATACTTCAAACGCTGATATAGTCAAAAACAATGCAAAAACACAATTCTCCCCCAAAGCCACCATAAACTACCTGCCAACTAGCACAACAACGCTCAAAGCTAGTGTCGGGCAGGCATTCCGCACACCAACGATAAATCAGCTATTCCAGTCTCCGCGCACACTCACAGATGGCACAAAAATCGCTGGGAATCCAAACCTCGCGCCAGAAAACGCCACAAGCTTTGACATAGGCTTAGAGCAAAGAATCCTTGCAACCTATAAAGGAATTTTCAAAGCCTATTATTTTCACACAAATCTTAGCAATGTGATTTATACTTCACCAAATGGCGGTATGCCACTAAATGGCGGACGTGCGCTCATCAATGGGATTGAAACTTCTTATAAACAAGAATTGCCTCTGCATTTTGGCGTGCTAGTAACCTACACTTACACACATTCAAAAATGCTTGAAAATCCTAGCGACACAAAGCTAGAGGGTAAAAGACTTGTTGGAATTCCCGAGCATTTGGCATTTGGGCAGATTTATTATGATGATGGCAGATTTTTTGGAAGCTTTGGTGTGGAGTATATGAGCAAGCCTTTTAGCAGGGCGGATAATGCGGATACTATTAGCAAAGTGTATGGTGCGACAGATTCTTATATTTTGGCAGATGTGAGATTGGGCGCTCATTTTGCAAAGCATTACGAAGTGAGCTTAGATTTTTCAAATATTTTCAACCATAAATACTATTCCTACTACCTCGCCCCGGGCGCAAGCTTTTATCTGCAACTTGCCGCAAAGTTTTAA
- a CDS encoding ATP-binding cassette domain-containing protein, whose amino-acid sequence MTLSVRNLSHSYLQHTFFAKHKKQVLENVSFEIRQGEIIGLVGKSGCGKSTLARLVAGLEKAEKNCIFIDDKPLALTSLREQRAFYREVQITFQDSLSSLNPRLNILQSLQEPLENLLNIKEKQKMIELIAPLFEKLNLNLQTLYKYPAMLSGGEAQRVCLVKILLIKPKLLMLDEITSALSYELKEIVVDLLKDLHKELNCSFLFITHDFFLAHTLCSRIMFMDKGKIIKNIDTRTFTNDKKEFFKFLEMLE is encoded by the coding sequence ATGACTTTAAGCGTTAGAAATTTATCGCATTCCTACTTGCAACACACATTTTTTGCAAAGCATAAAAAGCAGGTATTAGAAAATGTGAGCTTTGAAATACGACAGGGCGAAATTATTGGCTTAGTTGGCAAAAGTGGCTGTGGGAAAAGCACCTTAGCAAGACTTGTTGCTGGGCTAGAAAAGGCGGAGAAAAATTGCATTTTTATTGATGATAAACCACTTGCATTGACTTCATTAAGAGAGCAAAGGGCTTTTTATAGGGAAGTGCAAATCACCTTTCAAGATTCTCTAAGCTCGCTTAATCCGCGTTTGAATATTTTGCAATCATTGCAAGAACCGCTCGAAAATCTCCTCAATATCAAAGAAAAGCAAAAAATGATAGAACTTATCGCGCCACTTTTTGAAAAGCTCAATCTTAATTTGCAAACGCTCTATAAATACCCAGCTATGCTTTCTGGCGGGGAAGCGCAAAGGGTTTGCTTGGTGAAAATTTTGCTCATAAAGCCAAAACTTCTTATGTTAGATGAGATTACCTCTGCGTTAAGTTATGAATTGAAAGAAATTGTCGTGGATTTGCTAAAGGATTTACACAAGGAGCTTAATTGCTCGTTTTTGTTTATCACGCACGATTTTTTTCTCGCCCACACGCTTTGTTCGCGCATTATGTTTATGGATAAGGGCAAGATTATCAAAAACATAGACACACGCACTTTCACAAACGACAAAAAGGAATTTTTCAAGTTCCTTGAAATGCTGGAATGA
- the nth gene encoding endonuclease III, with translation MKKATKTEISEIKKRFLAQYKNAKTELVYHNLYELLVCVMLSAQCTDKRVNIVTPAFFARYPNIKALSCAQLEDIKELIKSISFFNNKAQNLLKMAQQVMRDFNGAIPTTQEELKILAGVGQKTANVVLIEFFEANYMAVDTHVFRTSHRLGLSYAKSALETESELTKKFKDNLSILHQAFVLFGRYVCKAVKPNCAECFVSDLCKNKENFKPR, from the coding sequence ATGAAAAAAGCCACGAAAACCGAGATTAGCGAGATTAAAAAGCGTTTTTTAGCACAATACAAAAATGCAAAAACTGAACTTGTGTATCATAATTTGTATGAATTGCTCGTGTGTGTGATGCTCTCTGCTCAATGCACTGATAAGCGCGTAAATATCGTAACGCCTGCATTTTTTGCGCGTTATCCAAATATCAAGGCGCTTTCTTGCGCGCAATTAGAGGATATAAAAGAACTTATAAAGTCTATTTCATTTTTTAACAACAAAGCGCAGAATCTCCTTAAAATGGCGCAACAAGTAATGCGGGACTTTAATGGCGCAATTCCCACCACGCAAGAAGAGCTTAAGATTCTCGCAGGTGTGGGGCAAAAGACGGCAAATGTGGTGCTAATAGAATTTTTTGAAGCAAATTATATGGCGGTGGATACGCATGTTTTTCGCACTTCACATCGTTTGGGGTTGAGCTATGCAAAGAGCGCACTTGAGACAGAATCTGAACTCACTAAAAAATTTAAAGATAATCTTTCCATTTTACATCAGGCTTTCGTGCTTTTTGGACGTTATGTTTGCAAGGCTGTGAAACCAAACTGCGCGGAATGTTTTGTTAGCGATTTGTGTAAAAATAAAGAGAATTTTAAGCCAAGATAA
- the nikC gene encoding nickel ABC transporter permease subunit NikC, producing the protein MQKNLTHKKFSLSGKISLSLIVFLALFALFAPLFLPYVPNEIELDSKFAPPSFTHFLGTDYLGRDIFTRLVYGARISLGASLAIVCLILFFGISIGSISGFIGGRVDKIIMRICDLFFSLPTIVLSLFFVGILGSGLSNVIIAIALTHWAWYARIVRSIVFGLKNKEFVLLSKAYGASAFQSFKRNMLAPILTQCLVLASMDIGHIILHIAGLSFLGLGVQPPLAEWGVMLSDCKDYIWSNPELVLYPGVALFVSIALFNILGDSLRDYLDSDLEDLK; encoded by the coding sequence ATGCAAAAAAATCTTACACATAAAAAATTTAGCCTAAGCGGGAAAATATCACTGAGCTTGATTGTGTTTCTTGCCTTATTTGCGCTTTTTGCGCCATTATTTTTGCCTTATGTGCCAAATGAAATTGAGCTAGATTCTAAATTCGCACCTCCAAGTTTTACACACTTTTTAGGCACGGATTATTTGGGGAGAGATATTTTTACGCGTTTAGTTTATGGTGCGAGAATCTCGCTTGGAGCGAGCCTTGCTATTGTATGCTTAATACTTTTTTTTGGGATTAGCATAGGCTCAATATCCGGATTTATCGGTGGTAGGGTGGATAAGATTATAATGAGAATCTGCGATTTATTTTTTAGCCTTCCCACGATTGTTTTATCGCTTTTTTTCGTTGGAATCTTAGGCAGCGGCTTAAGCAATGTCATCATCGCAATCGCACTTACGCACTGGGCGTGGTATGCTAGGATTGTAAGGAGCATTGTTTTTGGATTGAAAAACAAAGAGTTTGTATTGCTTTCAAAAGCTTATGGAGCAAGTGCGTTTCAAAGTTTTAAACGCAATATGCTAGCCCCTATTTTAACACAATGCCTTGTGCTTGCGAGTATGGATATTGGGCATATTATTTTGCATATCGCGGGATTGTCATTTTTAGGGCTTGGCGTGCAACCACCGCTTGCGGAATGGGGCGTTATGCTAAGTGATTGTAAAGATTATATTTGGAGCAATCCTGAGCTTGTGCTTTATCCCGGCGTGGCGTTGTTTGTAAGCATTGCATTGTTTAATATCTTAGGTGATAGCTTGCGAGATTATTTGGATAGTGATTTAGAGGACTTGAAATGA
- a CDS encoding ABC transporter permease subunit — translation MLKYIFFRILSLIPLLLVASFLIFVLLRLNSTDPVAQYLLSANLVQTPELVEEITKDFGLDKPILEQYILWLKKAVVLDFGTSYMTGREVRADFLYFLPNTLYLTLGGFLLIVLLSIPLGALSATYKDKAPDIIIRFFCFLGVCIPNFWFAFVLILIFCVYLGWLPAIGLENIQSLILPSIAIALMSACINTRLIRSSMLEVKKERHIIYAKLRHLSRHKIIVKHILYNASLPIVTAFGMHIGELIGGALLIESIFAIPGIGLYSIQGIANHDYPIIQCFVVAMCLIFALCNLAIDILYAILDPRIRKNLCE, via the coding sequence ATGTTGAAATATATCTTTTTTAGAATCCTCTCTCTAATCCCGCTGCTCTTGGTGGCGTCTTTTCTTATTTTTGTGTTGTTAAGACTTAATAGTACTGACCCGGTAGCACAATATTTGCTTTCTGCAAATCTCGTGCAAACGCCAGAACTCGTGGAGGAAATCACAAAAGATTTTGGGCTTGATAAGCCGATTTTGGAGCAATATATTTTGTGGCTGAAAAAGGCTGTCGTGCTAGATTTTGGCACTTCATATATGACAGGTAGAGAAGTAAGGGCTGATTTTTTGTATTTTTTGCCAAATACTCTGTATCTCACACTTGGTGGATTTTTGCTTATTGTGTTGCTTTCAATCCCGCTTGGCGCACTTAGCGCGACTTACAAAGACAAAGCACCTGATATTATTATAAGGTTTTTTTGCTTTTTGGGTGTGTGTATTCCAAATTTTTGGTTTGCATTTGTTTTGATTCTGATTTTTTGCGTGTATTTGGGTTGGCTTCCAGCAATCGGACTCGAAAATATACAATCCCTTATTTTGCCCTCCATCGCAATTGCGCTTATGTCCGCATGCATTAATACAAGGCTTATCCGCTCAAGTATGCTAGAAGTCAAAAAAGAGCGCCACATTATTTATGCGAAATTGCGCCACTTAAGCAGGCATAAAATCATTGTAAAACATATTTTATATAACGCGTCTTTGCCTATTGTTACGGCATTTGGAATGCATATAGGAGAGCTTATTGGCGGGGCGTTGCTTATAGAATCTATTTTTGCAATACCCGGCATTGGGCTTTATAGTATTCAAGGCATTGCAAATCACGATTATCCCATTATTCAATGTTTTGTGGTGGCTATGTGCCTAATTTTTGCGCTGTGCAATTTGGCAATAGATATTCTTTATGCCATCCTAGATCCTAGAATCCGCAAGAATCTGTGCGAGTAA